A part of Pararhizobium sp. A13 genomic DNA contains:
- a CDS encoding dihydrofolate reductase family protein encodes MGKVVVWNLMSLDGYFEGARKWDLDFHQLVWGPELETLSKELGSKAEVLVFGRVTYEGMKAYWTTTEDETEIKTFMNALPKIVGSRTLETADWNNSRVVTDVAAELTRLKQASNKNIYIFGSAELVASLLSDDVIDEIMVCVVPVLLGQGTPLFKPADERTSLKLLESRPLQSGGVILRYETEKSAA; translated from the coding sequence ATGGGCAAGGTTGTCGTCTGGAATCTGATGTCGCTCGACGGCTATTTCGAAGGCGCAAGGAAGTGGGACCTGGATTTCCACCAGCTTGTCTGGGGGCCGGAGCTGGAAACGTTGAGCAAGGAGCTCGGCAGCAAAGCCGAGGTGCTGGTTTTCGGCCGCGTGACCTATGAGGGCATGAAGGCCTACTGGACGACCACGGAGGATGAGACCGAAATCAAGACCTTTATGAACGCGCTGCCGAAGATCGTTGGTTCGCGCACCCTGGAAACGGCGGACTGGAACAACAGCCGCGTCGTCACCGACGTCGCCGCCGAACTCACGCGGCTGAAACAGGCTTCGAACAAGAACATCTACATCTTCGGCAGTGCCGAGCTGGTCGCCTCGCTTTTGTCGGATGATGTGATCGACGAGATCATGGTCTGCGTCGTGCCGGTTCTGCTCGGGCAGGGAACGCCGCTCTTCAAGCCCGCCGACGAGCGCACGTCGCTCAAGCTGCTTGAATCCCGGCCGCTGCAGTCCGGTGGCGTTATTCTGCGGTATGAGACGGAGAAGTCTGCGGCGTGA
- a CDS encoding type II toxin-antitoxin system Phd/YefM family antitoxin, with protein sequence MSTVSLRDAKAGFSNLVDEAIKGELFTITRHGKPVAALVSIETAEAAKRAMKKGRPNFGEYLMTFPGGVELERNATGMREADV encoded by the coding sequence ATGTCGACAGTCAGTCTGCGAGATGCAAAAGCCGGATTTTCAAACCTGGTGGATGAGGCGATCAAGGGTGAACTCTTTACGATCACTCGACATGGAAAGCCCGTGGCGGCACTGGTCAGCATCGAGACTGCGGAGGCCGCGAAACGGGCGATGAAAAAAGGACGCCCGAATTTCGGCGAATATCTCATGACCTTCCCGGGTGGTGTCGAACTTGAGCGGAACGCGACGGGAATGCGGGAAGCGGACGTGTGA
- a CDS encoding PIN domain-containing protein: MSGYLLDANVISKFAPDRPAPAEELKAWMREQGAADLLYLSAMTLAEIEKGIRSLQRPAPPKKPAAFGNG; this comes from the coding sequence GTGAGCGGCTATCTTCTCGATGCCAACGTCATTTCCAAATTTGCTCCGGATAGGCCCGCTCCGGCAGAAGAGTTGAAGGCATGGATGCGCGAGCAGGGTGCGGCGGACTTGCTGTACCTGTCCGCGATGACCCTTGCCGAAATCGAAAAAGGAATTCGCAGCCTTCAGCGGCCGGCTCCACCGAAAAAGCCAGCCGCCTTCGGCAATGGCTAG